From a single Brassica oleracea var. oleracea cultivar TO1000 chromosome C5, BOL, whole genome shotgun sequence genomic region:
- the LOC106294649 gene encoding protein YLS9-like produces the protein MGDIKQPRLNGGYDGPQQPHLNGGYDGPQPPHLNGGYDGPQQPHLNRGYDGPPQPHLNGGYYGPPQPHLNGGYYGPPIPPPPPKPKRRYKTPGCCCFSCIGSCIGSCLRCCGCCILSLIWNILIAVAVILGITALILWLIFRPNAVKFYVADANLNRFSLDSSNNSNLHYDLDLNFTIRNPNQRLGIYYDVVQVSGYYGDQRFGSVEIAPFYQGHKNTTVVVTKMEGQNLVVLGDGARADLKEDDLTGVYRIDVRLVMSVRFKFWIIKSWKVKPKIRCDDLKIPLGSSNSTSGFKFQTMQCNFDFR, from the coding sequence ATGGGAGACATAAAACAACCACGCCTCAACGGCGGATACGACGGGCCACAACAACCACACCTCAACGGCGGATACGACGGGCCACAACCACCACACCTCAACGGCGGATACGACGGGCCACAACAACCACACCTCAACCGCGGATACGACGGGCCACCACAACCACACCTCAACGGCGGATACTACGGGCCACCACAACCACACCTCAACGGCGGATACTACGGGCCGCCGATTCCTCCGCCGCCGCCTAAACCCAAGCGCCGATACAAAACCCCCGGATGCTGCTGCTTCAGCTGCATAGGCAGCTGCATCGGAAGCTGTCTACGCTGCTGCGGGTGCTGCATCCTCAGCCTGATCTGGAACATCCTCATCGCCGTAGCCGTAATCCTCGGCATAACCGCACTGATCCTCTGGCTGATCTTCCGCCCCAACGCCGTCAAATTCTACGTCGCCGACGCCAATCTGAACCGTTTCAGCCTCGATTCGAGCAACAACAGCAACCTCCACTACGATCTCGACCTCAATTTCACGATCCGGAACCCTAACCAGCGTCTCGGGATCTACTACGACGTGGTCCAGGTCAGTGGATACTACGGAGATCAGCGGTTCGGCTCCGTCGAGATCGCGCCGTTCTATCAGGGGCATAAGAACACGACGGTGGTTGTGACGAAGATGGAGGGGCAGAACTTGGTGGTGCTCGGCGACGGAGCGAGGGCGGATCTGAAGGAGGATGACTTAACCGGAGTGTACCGGATCGATGTGAGGCTGGTGATGAGTGTTCGGTTTAAGTTTTGGATTATTAAGTCGTGGAAAGTTAAACCGAAGATTAGGTGTGATGATCTCAAGATCCCTCTCGGTTCCTCTAATTCCACCAGCGGGTTTAAGTTTCAGACTATGCAGTGTAATTTTGACTTTCGTTAG